Proteins encoded together in one Bombus vancouverensis nearcticus chromosome 14, iyBomVanc1_principal, whole genome shotgun sequence window:
- the Neurochondrin gene encoding neurochondrin gives MSISKNVKKYETILKSVETDSEKFAALFMITKLVDSKDCTVAEKKVLFEAIGKKFLAKLLSTEVVPVDCPPQVYKSVALSILSAFCGESELASHPDMITHIPALLEIISQADEDADDNMLIIVSEAYTCLQNIAQYSPGQQVLLEQKAITKMCDIYSEKSFQTDQALNILVTLVQRFGPEAWDATDTAPFHVIINKIALDFETDHTERKFQLCTILQALLMSCRKNIISETAKEESWPSSIHKALSDILGSKIGKNQRDPALKLASVMLDLLGAEWTLLDKEKPKVFLLLLIQLASIEVRMQVEGKQLKTIMANADLVTSCFIIIEISLGYITNDQLDLDQKEKQSLYTVLKGAFAAIIGLLTAVSKMKEITDVKEKIFICAVVRVLAAWLAQETTAMRSQVYAVLPYVLTVANDTFYAHRNRKLSEKAKANAKIKSDEATSSGELVTYDPLSEIDLLRLLLPALCYLAVEEDARKILIKHKQEEVLFECLSYHWTIVHHKKPPIPKSERLKALKEPEKEEDLDLHVSEAIKDSRVAMVSVCNVLMNITVLEAKLVEESPTFISLLKFIFNNLPELKQIPENLVLHGHLAVLGLLLLKQQATRVKKNDFSICRYIQATIRFLWDAYIIDESNDPTELVVAMSYKERWMELMELWFLGMQTMAGVLQVIPWLSQFTLESGWAEEIIEILKKIKIGSLQPNVKFAFEDLLCHLVKADENVASVLKKCGALTVCRNHRMMELGKHLFGD, from the coding sequence ATGAGTATTTCAAAGAACgtgaaaaaatatgaaactattttgaAGTCTGTTGAAACTGATTCAGAAAAATTTGCTGCGTTATTTATGATAACAAAATTGGTGGATAGCAAAGATTGTACAGTAGCAGAAAAAAAAGTGTTATTTGAAGCTATTGGAAAAAAATTTTTAGCGAAATTATTATCTACAGAAGTAGTTCCTGTGGATTGTCCTCCACAAGTATATAAGTCTGTAGCATTGTCTATACTTTCTGCATTCTGTGGAGAATCAGAATTAGCTTCTCATCCTGACATGATTACTCATATACCTGCATTACTTGAAATTATATCGCAAGCCGATGAAGATGCAGATGATAATATGTTAATTATTGTTAGTGAAGCATATACCTGTCTGCAAAATATTGCACAATATTCTCCTGGGCAACAAGTTTTACTTGAACAGAAAGCAATTACAAAAATGTGTGATATTTATTCAGAAAAAAGCTTTCAGACAGACCAAGCTTTGAACATTTTAGTTACTTTAGTTCAGAGATTTGGTCCAGAAGCATGGGATGCAACAGATACTGCACCTTTCCATGTTATTATAAATAAGATTGCATTAGATTTTGAAACAGATCATACAGAAAGAAAATTTCAGTTATGTACAATTTTGCAAGCTTTACTAATGTCCTGCAGAAAAAACATAATTAGTGAAACTGCTAAAGAAGAATCTTGGCCTTCTAGCATTCACAAGGCTTTATCTGATATTCTTGGATCAAAGATAGGCAAAAATCAACGCGATCCAGCACTAAAACTTGCTTCTGTCATGCTAGATTTATTGGGAGCAGAATGGACTTTATTAGATAAAGAAAAACcaaaagtatttttattattattaattcaattGGCATCTATAGAAGTTAGAATGCAAGTGGAAGGAAAACAATTAAAAACTATAATGGCAAATGCAGACTTAGTTACatcttgttttattattattgaaatttctcTTGGATATATTACTAATGATCAATTGGACCTAGACCAAAAAGAAAAACAGTCATTATATACTGTTTTAAAGGGAGCCTTCGCTGCAATTATAGGTTTACTTACAGCAGTATCTAAGATGAAAGAAATAACAGAtgtcaaagaaaaaatatttatttgtgcTGTGGTAAGAGTATTAGCAGCATGGCTTGCTCAGGAAACAACAGCTATGCGTTCTCAAGTTTATGCAGTTTTACCATATGTATTAACAGTAGCCAATGACACATTTTATGCACACAGAAATAGAAAATTGTCAGAGAAGGCTAAAGCAAATGCTAAAATTAAAAGCGATGAAGCAACATCATCTGGAGAACTAGTTACTTATGATCCTTTAAGTGAAATTGATTTATTGAGACTTTTATTACCAGCATTGTGTTATTTAGCTGTAGAAGAAGACGctagaaaaattttaattaaacacaAACAAGAGGAAGTCCTGTTTGAATGTTTATCTTACCATTGGACAATTGTTCATCATAAAAAGCCACCAATACCAAAATCAGAAAGATTAAAAGCATTGAAAGAaccagaaaaagaagaagatttaGACCTTCATGTATCAGAAGCAATCAAAGATTCAAGGGTGGCCATGGTCTCTGTGTGCAATGTTTTAATGAACATTACTGTATTAGAGGCAAAATTAGTGGAAGAATCaccaacatttatttctttattaaaatttattttcaataatctCCCAGAACTTAAACAAATTCCTGAAAATCTAGTATTGCACGGTCATCTTGCAGTTTTAGGATTGCTGTTATTGAAGCAACAGGCAACACGTGtcaagaaaaatgatttttctATATGTCGATATATTCAGGCTACTATAAGATTTTTGTGGGATGCATATATAATTGATGAAAGCAATGATCCCACTGAACTTGTTGTTGCTATGTCATATAAAGAGCGATGGATGGAACTTATGGAACTATGGTTTCTTGGAATGCAAACAATGGCTGGGGTGTTACAAGTTATACCTTGGCTTTCACAATTTACTCTTGAGTCAGGTTGGGCAGAAGAAATTATTGAGATTctcaagaaaataaaaataggaagtCTTCAGCCAAATGTAAAGTTTGCTTTTGAAGATCTTTTGTGCCATTTAGTTAAAGCAGATGAAAATGTTGCTTCTGTTTTGAAGAAATGTGGGGCTTTAACAGTATGCAGAAATCATCGTATGATGGAGCTGGGAAAACATCTTTTTGGAGATTAA
- the LOC117154292 gene encoding solute carrier family 66 member 2 isoform X1, which yields MYNVYEQLSIKDIANWIASGAIIFGGIIPYVPQYREIKRRDSAEGFSLYVCFTLLIANTLRIFFWFGKHYEIPLLLQSICMIVTMFIMIKLCINVQSRNQVIKVRERVFSDFDANFFWKWTDFQSYLDFMLLFAVLIGILTYLLVDVPIFVETIGLLAVLTEAMLGIPQFLRNFFNKSTNGMSIVMVAMWTLGDAFKTCYFVIREAPIQFEVCGTLQVIIDIAILTQVYIYQNKTTIHTRVPVRVD from the exons ATGTATAATGTCTATGAGCAATTATCCATTAAAGATATAGCAAACTGGATCGCCTCTGGAGCAATAATATTTGGTGGTATTATTCCCTATGTGCCACaatatagagaaattaaaagaagGGATAGTGCGGAAGGGTTCTCCCTTTATGTATGCTTTACACTTTTAATAGCTAATACATTACGTATTTTCTTTTG GTTTGGGAAACATTATGAAATACCTCTCTTATTACAAAGTATATGCATGATTGTTACTATGTTTATAATGATTAAACTGTGTATAAATGTACAAAGCAGAAATCAAGTAATAAAAGTTAGAGAACGTGTATTTTCAG ATTTTGATGCAAATTTTTTTTGGAAGTGGACAGATTTTCAATCTTACTTAGACTTTATGCTATTATTTGCTGTATTAATAGGAATTCTAACATATTTATTAGTGGATGTACCAATATTTGTTGAAACCATAGGATTACTTGCAGTATTAACAGAGGCTATGCTTGGAATACCACAATTTTTgcgtaatttttttaataaatcaacTAATGGAATgag TATTGTTATGGTTGCAATGTGGACATTAGGTGATGCATTTAAAACATGTTATTTTGTTATAAGAGAAGCTCCAATACAATTTGAAGTTTGTGGTACTCTTCAAGTTATAATTGATATTGCAATTTTAACACAGGTatatatttatcaaaataaaacaACAATACATACAAGAGTTCCAGTTCGAGTTGACTAA
- the LOC117154277 gene encoding uncharacterized protein LOC117154277 isoform X2, whose amino-acid sequence MSAHLRRILLAKCVVDARNRSYIRKKKQMCKQTDWKPQFVKTEITNNVIDKLTYDVSYHPMDFLRMNYDSKYFCQCEARKYFTNPLSDYNEICSRPKSHSHVVCPSSSIFKTGSSEPVTSNSKNIREQSYSQSSNSCRKIFNSTSVETALKFQDRIEKNSMYYKSTCDYLSQNINHLPSEDSTSRNHRNYETAQLCTDFIDQKAHIKDEEAKYAKFMYDITHEIILNGLYTDEELQEVFKKHTEENKTILDTKRMLYEIYQLKLALNISDNSEGEELEDLVYAQQLLNISEIRPLMPVRGLNEDRVLKKLMWYQKLDEIRRDALSAKSKSVILIDANPELHITEKDVLTSLIEADINPEKARKICRKLFFKSKSLNQMIKPNNEYGMEESDQFDTNLTESYDLNKVDEQDKSSVTDDFVTEGHKDIQT is encoded by the exons ATGAGCGCGCACTTACGACGCATTTTACTGGCAAAATGTGTCGTTGATGCTAGAAACAGAAGCTATATacgtaaaaaaaaacaaatgtgCAAACAAACAGATTGGAAACCACAATTTGTAAAAACTGAAATTACAAATAACGTAATTGATAAATTGACGTATGATGTCTCATATCATCCAATG GATTTTTTAAGAATGAACTATGACTCAAAGTATTTCTGCCAGTGTGAAGCTCGGAAGTACTTTACTAATCCTTTATCCGATTATAATGAGATCTGTTCACGACCAAAATCTCACAGTCATGTAGTTTGTCCAAGTTCATCAATATTTAAAACAGGTAGTTCGGAGCCAGTTACATCAAATAGTAAAAATATAAGAGAACAGTCTTATTCACAATCAAGTAATAGTTGTAGAAAGATTTTTAATTCTACAAGTGTGGAAACTGCATTAAAATTTCAAGATAG aatagaaaaaaaTTCGATGTATTATAAATCTACTTGTGATTATTTATCACAAAACATCAATCATCTTCCATCAGAAGATAGCACATCAAGAAATCATAGAAATTATGAAACCGCTCAACTATGTACTGACTTCATTGATCAAAAAGCACATATAAAGGATGAAGAAGCGAAATACGCAAAATTTATGTACGATATTACACATGAAATAATACTCAATGGTTTGTATACTGATGAAGAGCTACAAGAAGTATTTAAGAAACACACTGAAGAAAACAAAACAATTCTAGACACG AAGCGAATGTTGTACGAGATTTATCAATTAAAACTTGCTTTAAATATATCGGATAATTCAGAGGGAGAAGAATTAGAAGATCTTGTATATGCTCagcaattattaaatatttctgaaattcGACCACTGATGCCTGTAAGAGGTCTAAATGAAGATAGAGTACTTAAAAAATTAATGTGGTATCAGAAACTAGACGAAATCAGGCGTGATGCACTAAGCGCTAAAAGTAAATCGGTCATATTGATTGATGCTAATCCCGAATTACATATAACTGAGAAAGATGTTCTAACGTCACTAATAGAAGCTGATATCAATCCCGAAAAAGCTCGAAAAATTTGTAGAAAACTTTTTTTTAAAAGCAAATCATTG AACCAAATGATAAAACCAAACAATGAATATGGAATGGAAGAAAGCGATCAATTTGATACCAATTTAACAGAATCTTATGATTTAAACAAAGTAGATGAACAGGATAAAAGTTCTGTGACTGATGATTTTGTAACAGAAGGACATAAAGATATACAAACGTAA
- the Bmcp gene encoding uncoupling protein Bmcp mitochondrial isoform X3: MGESQWNDWKPFIYGGLASIVAELGTFPLDTTKTRLQIQGQKFDQKYAHLKYSGMTDALFQISQQEGFKALYSGISSAILRQATYGTIKFGTYYSLKKAAMDKWKTDDLVVINVICAALAGAISSAIANPTDVVKVRMQVTGINSNLTLFGCFQDVYQHEGICGLWRGVGPTAQRAAIIAAVELPIYDYSKKKFMVLLGDSISNHFVSSFIASMGSAIASTPIDVVRTRLMNQRRIPTASGMLPPHIYNDF; this comes from the exons ATGGGAGAGAGTCAGTGGAATGATTGGAAACCTTTTATCTATGGGGGTTTAGCTTCGATTGTTGCAGAATTAG GTACTTTTCCTTTAGACACAACAAAAACACGTCTTCAAATCCAAGGACAAAAATTTGATCAAAAATATGCGCATCTAAAATATTCTGGTATGACAGatgctttatttcaaatatcacAACAAGAGGGTTTTAAAGCTCTATATTCTGG gATTAGTTCAGCTATTTTAAGGCAAGCTACTTATGGAACTATAAAATTCGGTACCtattattctttaaaaaaagCAGCTATGGATAAGTGGAAAACAGATGATTTAGTTGTTATAAATGTTATATGTGCTGCATTAGCTGGTGCTATCTCAAGTGCTATAGCTAATCCAACTGATGTAGTTAAAGTTCGTATGCAAGTAACTGGAATTAACTCAAATTTAACATTGTTTGGTTGTTTTCAAGATGTATATCAACATGAAGGTATTTGCGGTTTATGGAGG GGTGTAGGACCTACTGCTCAAAGAGCAGCAATTATTGCAGCTGTAGAATTGCCTATATATGATTACAGTAAAAAAAAGTTTATGGTTCTATTGGGAGATAGTATTAGTAATCATTTTGT gTCCAGTTTTATAGCTAGTATGGGAAGTGCAATAGCTTCTACTCCAATAGATGTTGTGCGT ACACGTTTAATGAATCAAAGAAGGATACCTACCGCAAGTGGCATGTTACCACCTCATATTTATAATG aCTTTTAA
- the LOC117154277 gene encoding uncharacterized protein LOC117154277 isoform X1, with the protein MTRCNKSEVNLKSTAYNQNGQNYYEQLTAYNSMSAHLRRILLAKCVVDARNRSYIRKKKQMCKQTDWKPQFVKTEITNNVIDKLTYDVSYHPMDFLRMNYDSKYFCQCEARKYFTNPLSDYNEICSRPKSHSHVVCPSSSIFKTGSSEPVTSNSKNIREQSYSQSSNSCRKIFNSTSVETALKFQDRIEKNSMYYKSTCDYLSQNINHLPSEDSTSRNHRNYETAQLCTDFIDQKAHIKDEEAKYAKFMYDITHEIILNGLYTDEELQEVFKKHTEENKTILDTKRMLYEIYQLKLALNISDNSEGEELEDLVYAQQLLNISEIRPLMPVRGLNEDRVLKKLMWYQKLDEIRRDALSAKSKSVILIDANPELHITEKDVLTSLIEADINPEKARKICRKLFFKSKSLNQMIKPNNEYGMEESDQFDTNLTESYDLNKVDEQDKSSVTDDFVTEGHKDIQT; encoded by the exons ATGACAAGATGCAATAAGAGTGAAGTTAATCTTAAAAGCACTG CATACAATCAAAATGGACAAAATTATTATGAACAATTAACAGCATATAACTCTATGAGCGCGCACTTACGACGCATTTTACTGGCAAAATGTGTCGTTGATGCTAGAAACAGAAGCTATATacgtaaaaaaaaacaaatgtgCAAACAAACAGATTGGAAACCACAATTTGTAAAAACTGAAATTACAAATAACGTAATTGATAAATTGACGTATGATGTCTCATATCATCCAATG GATTTTTTAAGAATGAACTATGACTCAAAGTATTTCTGCCAGTGTGAAGCTCGGAAGTACTTTACTAATCCTTTATCCGATTATAATGAGATCTGTTCACGACCAAAATCTCACAGTCATGTAGTTTGTCCAAGTTCATCAATATTTAAAACAGGTAGTTCGGAGCCAGTTACATCAAATAGTAAAAATATAAGAGAACAGTCTTATTCACAATCAAGTAATAGTTGTAGAAAGATTTTTAATTCTACAAGTGTGGAAACTGCATTAAAATTTCAAGATAG aatagaaaaaaaTTCGATGTATTATAAATCTACTTGTGATTATTTATCACAAAACATCAATCATCTTCCATCAGAAGATAGCACATCAAGAAATCATAGAAATTATGAAACCGCTCAACTATGTACTGACTTCATTGATCAAAAAGCACATATAAAGGATGAAGAAGCGAAATACGCAAAATTTATGTACGATATTACACATGAAATAATACTCAATGGTTTGTATACTGATGAAGAGCTACAAGAAGTATTTAAGAAACACACTGAAGAAAACAAAACAATTCTAGACACG AAGCGAATGTTGTACGAGATTTATCAATTAAAACTTGCTTTAAATATATCGGATAATTCAGAGGGAGAAGAATTAGAAGATCTTGTATATGCTCagcaattattaaatatttctgaaattcGACCACTGATGCCTGTAAGAGGTCTAAATGAAGATAGAGTACTTAAAAAATTAATGTGGTATCAGAAACTAGACGAAATCAGGCGTGATGCACTAAGCGCTAAAAGTAAATCGGTCATATTGATTGATGCTAATCCCGAATTACATATAACTGAGAAAGATGTTCTAACGTCACTAATAGAAGCTGATATCAATCCCGAAAAAGCTCGAAAAATTTGTAGAAAACTTTTTTTTAAAAGCAAATCATTG AACCAAATGATAAAACCAAACAATGAATATGGAATGGAAGAAAGCGATCAATTTGATACCAATTTAACAGAATCTTATGATTTAAACAAAGTAGATGAACAGGATAAAAGTTCTGTGACTGATGATTTTGTAACAGAAGGACATAAAGATATACAAACGTAA
- the Bmcp gene encoding uncoupling protein Bmcp mitochondrial isoform X2, whose translation MGESQWNDWKPFIYGGLASIVAELGTFPLDTTKTRLQIQGQKFDQKYAHLKYSGMTDALFQISQQEGFKALYSGISSAILRQATYGTIKFAGAISSAIANPTDVVKVRMQVTGINSNLTLFGCFQDVYQHEGICGLWRGVGPTAQRAAIIAAVELPIYDYSKKKFMVLLGDSISNHFVSSFIASMGSAIASTPIDVVRTRLMNQRRIPTASGMLPPHIYNGSIDCFVQTFKNEGFLALYKGFVPTWFRMGPWNIIFFITYEQLKQLGDSNLSLNNELDHSNK comes from the exons ATGGGAGAGAGTCAGTGGAATGATTGGAAACCTTTTATCTATGGGGGTTTAGCTTCGATTGTTGCAGAATTAG GTACTTTTCCTTTAGACACAACAAAAACACGTCTTCAAATCCAAGGACAAAAATTTGATCAAAAATATGCGCATCTAAAATATTCTGGTATGACAGatgctttatttcaaatatcacAACAAGAGGGTTTTAAAGCTCTATATTCTGG gATTAGTTCAGCTATTTTAAGGCAAGCTACTTATGGAACTATAAAATTCG CTGGTGCTATCTCAAGTGCTATAGCTAATCCAACTGATGTAGTTAAAGTTCGTATGCAAGTAACTGGAATTAACTCAAATTTAACATTGTTTGGTTGTTTTCAAGATGTATATCAACATGAAGGTATTTGCGGTTTATGGAGG GGTGTAGGACCTACTGCTCAAAGAGCAGCAATTATTGCAGCTGTAGAATTGCCTATATATGATTACAGTAAAAAAAAGTTTATGGTTCTATTGGGAGATAGTATTAGTAATCATTTTGT gTCCAGTTTTATAGCTAGTATGGGAAGTGCAATAGCTTCTACTCCAATAGATGTTGTGCGT ACACGTTTAATGAATCAAAGAAGGATACCTACCGCAAGTGGCATGTTACCACCTCATATTTATAATGGTAGTATAGATTGCTTTGTACAG aCTTTTAAAAATGAAGGATTTTTAGCCTTATACAAGGGTTTTGTACCTACTTGGTTTAGAATGGGACCATGGaatatcatattttttataacatatGAACAGTTGAAACAATTGGGTGATTCAAATTTATCATTAAATAATGAATTGGATCACTCAAATAAATAG
- the Bmcp gene encoding uncoupling protein Bmcp mitochondrial isoform X1 — MGESQWNDWKPFIYGGLASIVAELGTFPLDTTKTRLQIQGQKFDQKYAHLKYSGMTDALFQISQQEGFKALYSGISSAILRQATYGTIKFGTYYSLKKAAMDKWKTDDLVVINVICAALAGAISSAIANPTDVVKVRMQVTGINSNLTLFGCFQDVYQHEGICGLWRGVGPTAQRAAIIAAVELPIYDYSKKKFMVLLGDSISNHFVSSFIASMGSAIASTPIDVVRTRLMNQRRIPTASGMLPPHIYNGSIDCFVQTFKNEGFLALYKGFVPTWFRMGPWNIIFFITYEQLKQLGDSNLSLNNELDHSNK, encoded by the exons ATGGGAGAGAGTCAGTGGAATGATTGGAAACCTTTTATCTATGGGGGTTTAGCTTCGATTGTTGCAGAATTAG GTACTTTTCCTTTAGACACAACAAAAACACGTCTTCAAATCCAAGGACAAAAATTTGATCAAAAATATGCGCATCTAAAATATTCTGGTATGACAGatgctttatttcaaatatcacAACAAGAGGGTTTTAAAGCTCTATATTCTGG gATTAGTTCAGCTATTTTAAGGCAAGCTACTTATGGAACTATAAAATTCGGTACCtattattctttaaaaaaagCAGCTATGGATAAGTGGAAAACAGATGATTTAGTTGTTATAAATGTTATATGTGCTGCATTAGCTGGTGCTATCTCAAGTGCTATAGCTAATCCAACTGATGTAGTTAAAGTTCGTATGCAAGTAACTGGAATTAACTCAAATTTAACATTGTTTGGTTGTTTTCAAGATGTATATCAACATGAAGGTATTTGCGGTTTATGGAGG GGTGTAGGACCTACTGCTCAAAGAGCAGCAATTATTGCAGCTGTAGAATTGCCTATATATGATTACAGTAAAAAAAAGTTTATGGTTCTATTGGGAGATAGTATTAGTAATCATTTTGT gTCCAGTTTTATAGCTAGTATGGGAAGTGCAATAGCTTCTACTCCAATAGATGTTGTGCGT ACACGTTTAATGAATCAAAGAAGGATACCTACCGCAAGTGGCATGTTACCACCTCATATTTATAATGGTAGTATAGATTGCTTTGTACAG aCTTTTAAAAATGAAGGATTTTTAGCCTTATACAAGGGTTTTGTACCTACTTGGTTTAGAATGGGACCATGGaatatcatattttttataacatatGAACAGTTGAAACAATTGGGTGATTCAAATTTATCATTAAATAATGAATTGGATCACTCAAATAAATAG
- the LOC117154292 gene encoding solute carrier family 66 member 2 isoform X2 produces MYNVYEQLSIKDIANWIASGAIIFGGIIPYVPQYREIKRRDSAEGFSLYVCFTLLIANTLRIFFWFGKHYEIPLLLQSICMIVTMFIMIKLCINVQSRNQVIKVRERVFSDFDANFFWKWTDFQSYLDFMLLFAVLIGILTYLLVDVPIFVETIGLLAVLTEAMLGIPQFLRNFFNKSTNGMSIVMVAMWTLGIYLSK; encoded by the exons ATGTATAATGTCTATGAGCAATTATCCATTAAAGATATAGCAAACTGGATCGCCTCTGGAGCAATAATATTTGGTGGTATTATTCCCTATGTGCCACaatatagagaaattaaaagaagGGATAGTGCGGAAGGGTTCTCCCTTTATGTATGCTTTACACTTTTAATAGCTAATACATTACGTATTTTCTTTTG GTTTGGGAAACATTATGAAATACCTCTCTTATTACAAAGTATATGCATGATTGTTACTATGTTTATAATGATTAAACTGTGTATAAATGTACAAAGCAGAAATCAAGTAATAAAAGTTAGAGAACGTGTATTTTCAG ATTTTGATGCAAATTTTTTTTGGAAGTGGACAGATTTTCAATCTTACTTAGACTTTATGCTATTATTTGCTGTATTAATAGGAATTCTAACATATTTATTAGTGGATGTACCAATATTTGTTGAAACCATAGGATTACTTGCAGTATTAACAGAGGCTATGCTTGGAATACCACAATTTTTgcgtaatttttttaataaatcaacTAATGGAATgag TATTGTTATGGTTGCAATGTGGACATTAG GTatatatttatcaaaataa